The genomic segment GAGCGGCCGATCACAGTCGCTGAGTAACACATGGAAGCAAGAATGGAATAAACAACTGAGACTGCAGCTCTTACCCCACCACACGCTCAAGATGAAGACTTCTAGTCCATGAATTAATGTGTAAACATGGATTCAAAGAAGCCAAAGTTAACAAGGAAAGTAAATTCTTAAAGGTCCTTCCCAATGGTGTCCTCTGCTCTTTGAACTAGGTCTTGAACTTCAACATAGCTCCCAGTCATACGGTTCACTGTgctgctctctcccccttcccctcttgTGATGGCACGGCAGCCATCACAACATAACCATCAGACAtgaataaacacaacacaaaaaacgATTTAGCGCCAAACCAAACTCAGGGTTGGATGTTACGAGGTGCTGCAGAATATAACAATGGTTTGTTCCAAGTATTGGCGCCTTAAGTGTAAACTCAGTTAAGCACATCAGTTCTGCTGCTGTGCCACTCCTAGCTCTTCGCAGCAGCATCCTGTGAAGGCTAAGTATATATGAGGTCTTCCATATACACGGTCGATACCAAAACAATAATCGTATAAATTGCAATAATGTTGCAATTTATGCATTAGAATTATACAACAACCTGACTCGATGAAATATTAAGAGATTCCCTTTAAGCATCCAATAAACCATATAAAATGGTCAAAATGAAATGTATTCAAAATGGGATAGAGAACATGAGTACTTATTTTGACCTATGGACCAGTGTCCTCATGTGCAATTgggccttttcttttctttgtttttctttgttacCATACATCTCTGGCTCAACACTTGAAGGATGCTGGTCATAACCCCAAGTAACTCCCAAAATATATATCATCAAGTATATCGAACAAATGTCACAGCATGGGTGTTGCATCAATAAGGTCTGGTTGATATTTCTTTATATATTAACATCAAAATATGTCATAAGGTGGATAGAATACGTGGTTTTAAATACATcagatagaaaataaaatgataaattgAACCTAATTGAATATAATCCATGTACAGATCATCTCGAGCTGGgttcataataataaacaaatggcGCCCCCTTGTGCAAATACGTTGATAAGAATAACCTCTATGTTGATCTTAAAATATGATCGTATTTCCAATCATGACTCCCGTCAAGTTTTAAATCATACAATTTAACACATGCAAATCTCATAAAAGAAAATCTTTAATCGCTGCAGTTTTACCATCGAGGCGTTCGAAGCCGCCGTCGGTATGACGAGCGAAgcgcgcatgcgcgagacgtcATGACGTCTCGCACATGCGCTGTTTGCTCGCAACactaacagtaaacacaaaacacgtCCATGAGTAACGTTAACGCTGCTGCTGACCGCCATTAAGCTTGACTATTAAACGGCCGCATATCGGTAAGTAGACTGCGACACCGTCGACGGGGTTGAGGTTTAAGTGTACACAGCGTACTTTAGTCCCGTCCTGAGCCGGGGAGGCGGTCTGCTGTCGGGGTCGTTGATCTGCAGACACTTTAATGTGACAGGAGCTCAGCTAGCTAATGACGTACTATCACTAGATCACTACAACTGGAGCTCAGACTTcttctatataatataatgatataatataatataatcatcTATCTATGTGTCCCACCTGGTGCACGACACTATAACTTGACTAGAGCCCACTGATCATCTGGGGGTTAGTCATGTATCCTCCCATGAActcctgtgtctcctcccctatgtcctcctgtctcctatcGTATGTcatcctgtctcctctcctctgttctcctgtGTCTCCTATCCTCCGTCCTCCTGTGTCTCCTATCCTCCGTCCTCCTGTGTCTCCTATCCTccgtcctcctgtctcctctcctctgtcctcctgtctcctctcctctgtcctcctatCCTCCGTCCTCCTGTGTCTCTTCTCCTATGTCCTCCTGTTTCCTCTCATATGTTCCCCTTTGTCTCTCCTATGTCCTCCTGTGTCTCCTTTGtcctcctgtgtctctcctTTGTCAtcctgtgtctcctctcctatgtcctcctctatctcctctccctcctctcctatgtcctcctgtgtctcctctcctaGTAAACATTACACTTCTGCATACTTAAAGCTGGGGCAACCTGTTTATATGAGAAGCTTTTTTGTGTCATATTGGTGTGAAATCTGTGTTGCGACTCGCGAGAGTAATCGATGTGCTATGACAGCCTCTCCTGGCTGTCCAAGGCCTGTATCAGAGGAGAACTGGGTGTACTCTTTAAAGATTTCTGTCCACTAAGGGATAAACACCCTGTGTTGTAAAGAGTGACATGTAAGACTACTCCTGCATATTTAGTTCACCCAGAAATGGGCCAGCAGTGTTTGCACTTTGTCACTTAACTTCTGCTGCTTGACTTCAGGGAGTGAGGATCATTATGAGATAAGCTTTAGCAACAGAAGAGGTGCAGATTTTGCAATCAGTACTGGCCCACAGACTATAGGGTGAGACAACTACAGAATAATGCTATTCTTCAAGCCTATTCCTTATTCCTTAGTCCATCCACACTTGTCATTTGACAATATCCTCACCTTGTCAGTGGTCTATGTGCCATCTTTTGGCTTGGATCATTTCAGAGTCTAGCGCTCCGGCTGGTTCCTCCAAACCCCCAGCTGTAACAGTGTGGTTCCCTGTAGGTGTGGCTATGGGGAAGTCCTTCTCCCTCTTTGCTAAGCATTCATGCAGCGGCGATCGAACTCTTCTGGAGGATGAGGCCAAGGATGAGGACGGTGAAGGGAAGGATGTGTCCCAGTTCCCCTATGTGGAGTTCACTGGGAGGGACAGCGTCACCTGCCCCACGTGTCAAGGGACTGGGAGGATTCCCAGAGGTAAGGAGAAGAAACGTCGACCACATGAACATGCATAAGGATTTGAAGAGGGCTTCACACTATTGACAACTTGGCATTCCACATGCTTTTAATATCCAGaaattgttttgtgtttgataAGTGGCATTGTagtgaaaaaaaaatgataccTATGACCGGCAAGAAATGACAAAgaaaaatcccccaaaaaatgTTGTCATATATTACGAAGAGCTTGGCTATGATGTATGTGGGGTTGGCAAATATTTGATGCCATTTCTGATTATGAATATACCAAAGCCTCACTGCTTAGTAAAAAACATGATGGTTGGGTTTTCAGGCCAGGAGAATCAGCTGGTTGCATTGATTCCATACAGCGACCAACGGCTGAGACCCAGACGAACGTAAGTAAACCATTTAACTCTCTTGATTCATGTACGGGATGCGGATGAGTGACGAGAGGCCTGTAAGATGTTCCTCAGAGCCTCCTCTCTCGTCTCATGCTATTAGCCTCCTCAAACGAACCTCCCACGAATCGCAGCGATGACGTTGTACCCTCCGGATACCAGGAAGCCTACAGATAGAGGCTCATTGAGATTTAATCGATTTAACCCAGCCTTCAGTCGATAACAACAGGATGTACGTCTATGAAGAGTTAAAGGCGTATGATCCCACCCCCCTCTGTGCGCTGGCGTCCCCCAGGAAGCTGTATGTGACGGCCTCGGTGCTGGTGTGTCTGCTGCTGTCCAGCCTGGCCGTGTTCTTCCTGTTCCCCCGCACCATCGACGTGTCCCACGTGGGGGTCAAGTCGGTGTTCGTCAACTACGACCAGGAGAAGCGCATCGTGTACCTCAACATCACGGTGAGCCTTCCCATTATTAAATTGACCGCCTCTCAGTGTACGTGCGTTTCGATTGGACCGCATTGGCCGTCAGCTGACCGGTAGGGTGTGACTAGAGCCAGAACTAGCTCCGCCCtttagacgggggggggggccgtagGGCTGCTGCATGCAGCTGTGTAGGGGTCCACCGTCCACCCCCCGCTACAACTCGTACCCCCCTGAGGGGTAACGGTGCATCACTGGTGGGACACTCTATGTTCGTTGGGGCGTGCACGGTTTATACCACACAGTGAACCCCTAACGTTTAAAACCACACGGTGAACCCCTAACGTTTAAAACCACACGGTGAACCCCTATCGTTTAAAACCACACGGTGAACCCCTAACGTATAAAACCACACGGTGAACCCCTAACGTTTAAAACCACACAGTGAACCCCCAACGTTTAAAACCACACGGTGAACCCCTATCGTTTAAAACCACACGGTGAACCCCTAACGTTTAAAGCCACACGGTGAACCCCTAACGTTTAAAACCACATGGTGAACCCCTAACGTTTAAAACCACACGGTGAACCCCTATCGTTTAAAACCACACGGTGAACCCCTAACGTATAAAACCACACGGTGAACCCCTAACGTTTAAAACCACACGGTGAACCCCTAACGTTTAAAACCACACGGTGAACCCCTATCGTTTAAAACCACACGGTGAACCCCTATCGTTTAAAACCACACGGTGAACCCCTAACGTTTAAAACCACACGGTGAACCCCTAACGTTTAAAACCACACGGTGAACCCCTAACGTATAAAACCACACGGTGAACCCCTATCGTTTAAAACCACACGGTGAACCCCTAACGTTTAAAACCACACGGTGAACCCCTAACGTTTAAAACCACACGGTGAACCCCTAACGTTTAAAACCACACGGTGAACCCCTAACGTTTAAAACCACACAGTGAACCCCTAACGTTTAAAACCACACGGTGAACCCCCAACGTTTAAAGCCACACGGTGAACCCCTAACGTTTAAAGCCACACGGTGAACCCCTAGCGTTTAAAACCACACGGTGAACCCCTAACGTTTAAAACCACACGGTGAACCCCTAACGTTTAAAACCACA from the Gadus morhua chromosome 22, gadMor3.0, whole genome shotgun sequence genome contains:
- the tmem106bb gene encoding transmembrane protein 106B; protein product: MGKSFSLFAKHSCSGDRTLLEDEAKDEDGEGKDVSQFPYVEFTGRDSVTCPTCQGTGRIPRGQENQLVALIPYSDQRLRPRRTKLYVTASVLVCLLLSSLAVFFLFPRTIDVSHVGVKSVFVNYDQEKRIVYLNITNTLNITNNNYYSVEVANITAQVQFAKTVIGKSRINNITAISPLDMKQIDYMVSTVLADEMSYMYDYCTLQSIRVHNIVVMMQVMVTTTYFGHAEQVSMEMYQYVDCGGNTTSNHGMSIPASLFQPSQ